The following DNA comes from Methanothermus fervidus DSM 2088.
ATTTTTCTGCCCAAGGTATTCCAGAACATATGTTCATACCTAATTTGATTTCTTTTTCACATCCTTTTATAATCTCTAACATAAGTCTTTCAAGATCTTTAGATTTGTTTAAATTAATGTATACATCAAATATTCTAAATAACTCCAACAAGAATGCTTTTGCTCTATCAGCATAATGAAAAACAAGTATCTCCTCTTTCATCTTATCCCTACTTATATTTTGTTACAATTCTTCTATTACTCCTGCCAGTTGTCTTAAAGTTCTAACTTCTTTAACTATGGCTCCCATCTCTCTATAATATGAAACACAACTATCTACAACATCCCATTTATTTTTTGGTTCTGGATTTAAAATTATCACGCCTTTACTTTTTTTACACATTTCATGTATTAGTTTTGCACTCATTGGAAAATTTTTTATTCTTGGACCTGCCCAATCACGACAATCACTGAGTATGATTATATATGATTTTTTATCGATTCTAACTTTTTTAAGGAAGTCTTTAAATGCTAGATACATGTTTGATATGCCATGTACCATCATGTTTTTCTGTCTTAAATCTCTTATTTTTGCGAATGCATCCAATATATTATCTTCTTTTAAAGCTTCTGTTGTTTCAATTATTTTATTATCAAAATCATAAAACTTTGACCTATAAAAAGTGTGTTGTGCAGCATAAATAATGCAGAAAAACCAACTACTTACCCATTCACAAGATCCACTTACATCGCAAAGAAAAATATGCTGACTACGTTTAACACGAGGCTTTGATTTAACTAATTCTAACAATACTCCTCCATGTTTTATATTTTTACGTATACTTTTTCTTATATCTGGTTTACCTTGTTTATCTATCCTTAACCTTCTTGATCTTTTATTAGCGATTTTTATCCCTAATTTTTTACATAAATCAAATAATTTTGGATTAAATTGTAATGTTGTCACATCTCTATCTAAAAGAGATATTTCATCAGAATTAAAATCATTAATTTCTTCCAATCTAGGTCCAAATTCTATGATTTCTTCATCAGGTATATTTTCAGACGTATCTTTAATTTTTACTGTATTTTGTGTAAAAACGAATTCTTTAATAGTTTTTGAGTCTTTTGAACTTTTCTTTTCTTTTGAATTTAAATTTTCAAAAACTTCTTTAAATGCTTCTTCAAACAATTTTTCCTGACTTTTATCTTTTACATAAATTGCCTTCAACGCTTTCTTTAATAATCTTTTTTTTCTCTTAAAAATATTATAAGCTCTGTAAGCGTCCTTCGTACTTCTTATACTTACAGGAATTCCTTTTTCTCTTAATTTATTTGATAAATCAATAATTTTCATAGGATCTTAGCAAGATTTGATTTAACTTTTTCTTTATCACTTTTGTATTTTAAAAACACGCCTAAAATATTTTCAATTAAATCCTTGTCCAATTTTTTCTTATTTAATTTCAAAATGGTTTTTGTTAAATCTACTGTTGCCCTAATTGAGGGTTTCTTAATTAAGTTTAATTCTCTTATTTTTTGTATTATTTCTACTACTTGCTTAATTAAAGAATTTGGAGCTTCGGGAACATGAGATTTTACAATTTCCATTTCTCTTTCTGGTGAAGGATAATCAATATATAAATAAAGGCAACGATCTTTTGTTTCATCAAGTAAATTTCTTTGAGAATTTGACGTTAAAAATACCATTAAATCATTTTTTAATTCAAAGGTTCCTAAATCATTAATAGTTATTTGTTTTTCACCAAGAGCTTGTAATAAAAAACTTTCAACTTCTTCATCAGCCTTATCTATTTCATCTATTAAAACTACAGACGGTTTTTTGTTTAGAAATGCCAATAACAATGGTCTTTTAATAAAAAATTCATCACTAAATACATCCTCTTCTGTTCCATAAATTCTTGCCTTTTCTAAATGAAGTAGCTGTTTTTGATAATTCCATTCCCCAACAATTTGTTCAAAGGTAAT
Coding sequences within:
- a CDS encoding hypothetical protein (KEGG: GK16392 gene product from transcript GK16392-RA~SPTR: C5EUT7 Sensor protein) gives rise to the protein MKEEILVFHYADRAKAFLLELFRIFDVYINLNKSKDLERLMLEIIKGCEKEIKLGMNICSGIPWAEKYFEESSEKIESCLENFNSKNYDMVKENIRDVLNRMTTCAAKAEEKLK
- a CDS encoding VWA containing CoxE family protein (COGs: COG3552 Protein containing von Willebrand factor type A (vWA) domain~InterPro IPR011195: IPR008912~KEGG: mth:MTH1815 hypothetical protein~PFAM: VWA containing CoxE family protein~SPTR: O27843 Conserved protein~PFAM: VWA domain containing CoxE-like protein), with the protein product MKIIDLSNKLREKGIPVSIRSTKDAYRAYNIFKRKKRLLKKALKAIYVKDKSQEKLFEEAFKEVFENLNSKEKKSSKDSKTIKEFVFTQNTVKIKDTSENIPDEEIIEFGPRLEEINDFNSDEISLLDRDVTTLQFNPKLFDLCKKLGIKIANKRSRRLRIDKQGKPDIRKSIRKNIKHGGVLLELVKSKPRVKRSQHIFLCDVSGSCEWVSSWFFCIIYAAQHTFYRSKFYDFDNKIIETTEALKEDNILDAFAKIRDLRQKNMMVHGISNMYLAFKDFLKKVRIDKKSYIIILSDCRDWAGPRIKNFPMSAKLIHEMCKKSKGVIILNPEPKNKWDVVDSCVSYYREMGAIVKEVRTLRQLAGVIEEL
- a CDS encoding ATPase associated with various cellular activities AAA_5 (COGs: COG0714 MoxR-like ATPase~InterPro IPR003593: IPR011704~KEGG: mth:MTH1814 hypothetical protein~PFAM: ATPase associated with various cellular activities AAA_5~SMART: AAA ATPase~SPTR: O27842 Conserved protein~PFAM: AAA domain (dynein-related subfamily)), which gives rise to MSNKVSLEKLNKLLRKEGYVPSEDILITLFLAMELNKPILIEGPPGTGKTELAKKFAQALNRDFFRIQCYDGITFEQIVGEWNYQKQLLHLEKARIYGTEEDVFSDEFFIKRPLLLAFLNKKPSVVLIDEIDKADEEVESFLLQALGEKQITINDLGTFELKNDLMVFLTSNSQRNLLDETKDRCLYLYIDYPSPEREMEIVKSHVPEAPNSLIKQVVEIIQKIRELNLIKKPSIRATVDLTKTILKLNKKKLDKDLIENILGVFLKYKSDKEKVKSNLAKIL